AATCAAAACCAGGAAAACAACCGTGAAGATGGAGAGGTGTCCGTACATTTCCAGCAGCATGACAAAAAACCCACGATTCCTGTCTCCATGGTTTGAGCGATGTCTCTTTCTCGATGTTGCAGCACTCTAACAAACTCCTCTGTACTCAAACTTCCATCCCTATTTGCGTCAAACAAATGGAAAACAATCTCAACCACATTGTCCGAGAGAGACAAACCGCAAACCTGTaattcaataatcaaacacCATAAGAAGTTGGCATATCGAAATCAGAAAAACACTTTTAGCtataacaaaacaatttcataaCAATCAAACACCATAAGAAGTTGGCATATCGAAATCagaaaaacacttttataaTCTCAAATACATGTTAAAAATGAAGGActtaaaagtaaagaaaaagggATTAACAAGTTAAAAATGACAACGTTATAATCTCAAATACATGTTCCTGCATTTTAATCATGACATAAATTGTCGGTTTTCCAATCTGGTTTATACTCTGCATTTTAAATAGGCCACGCCACATCCTTCATTTTGTGGCACCCTTTCTAACACCTACATCCCATTTTACATAATCTATAAATTTGATACAAAGTGAAGTCTCCATCATAgagctgataaaaaaaatataataagccACCAATATTACTggattctcttttcttttttctttgttataaAGGATTTCTAAAAGTTACCCCTATAATCATCATCTTTATTAAAATGAGAAAGAGATCAAAAGATTGTACATGTGATGCAGCCCGCTGAAAATCATCTCTTGTTATCAGGCCTTGTACGTCTGAAAAACTGAAAATGGCCAACGAAAATGGTAATAACTTTTTCCGCAGCTCGGAAAAGTTTTTGAACTCCTCAAATGTTATGCGTACATCCTTAAGCCGTGGGTCTTTGCTCAACTCATCAACCAGTTCAAGCAACCTGCCTAGATGACTCAAGTCAGCAGAAGAAACAATGGAGCGTGCAAAGTCCTTGGCCGATATAGTTTTTCGagatttataattataatgagCAAACTCCAACCTCACAATCTACacacataatattataattagcTTGCAAGCGTAATAATTCTAGTGTCAATAAAGAAATGAAACTCAtctgaaaacaaaattaaaggcTTAATAACACATTTGATCATTATAATCATAATTAGTAAATACACGTACACTTGTTTTGGTTCTTGTACATaaacttttaattcatttttgttCTTACAATTTTGAAAGGCTGGAAGTGTATATGTAAGGACTAAATAATGCAAGCATGAGATAATGAGTAATTAAACCAAAACTAAATGTGGAAAAGGTGTATTGCAGGAGTTCAAATCCATAAATAGAGGAGAATGAATTTCAAGTTATCCTGTTAAATCACAAGCGCATATGTAAGGCAAAAAGCAACTAGAGACGTACTTCATCATGCAAGTCTCTTATAAACTGAACGAATTTATCATGCTTTAGGCGTCCCCTTCCATCTTTACCAAATAAGTATTCCACCAGCCCTCCATTCTCTACAGAAGCATTGCTCTTTCGGCCAGTTCGTCTTCCATCCCCATGGTGAACACCCAATCTGGTATGCGATCGCATTGATTGCATGACTTTCTTGAATTCTTCCTTGTCTATCTCTCTggaaatagagaaaaataattaaggtCACCACGAGTGAAGAACAAGAAGGGAAGAGTTATCACCCTCAAGAACATCAAATCACATTTAAGATGCAGCCAGAATTATGACACTgtaatagtataattttttatctctttGATTCGATGCCATGAATAACAGTCTATTAACAATTATATGATGTTTAACAAATGACAGTCAACCAGTGTGTTTAGAACTAATCATATGGTTAAAAATGTCATATCTGTAGCTTGTGCAAGAAATAATCACAGTTTACAACATACCAAGTTAGAATTTGTAAGGTCTATAAAATATGATTGGTAATTCATTGTGTGTATTTTAAGTATAATCCAATtctataaaacaaattaatggaTGAACATGATAATCTCTTTAGAATAAACTCTAACTCATAACTCTAATAATAGGTTAAAAAAtagactttaaacttaattcaatttcacaaaactGAGTTATAAGATGAGATTTATTTAatacttatatatttaaagttaacCTTGTCTCTACTTATATATTTGAAGTTAACCTTATATCTAATAAACGTGAGACTTTCAATAGAATGAAATAACGTAGCATGAACACTGACCCGTCATTATCTCTGtcaaacattttaaatactGCCGAGAAGCTTGATTCTGGGAGGCTAAGCAGAGTTACGAAAAACATATACCTGTTCCAGTTAAAATGAGACCATTATGAAGACAGAAAAATAGACGGAGGGTAATAATTCGTTTACAACCTGCTCTCTGAACTAAAAAAAGGTTCAGGTCTTCGATAAGCACAAAAATTGTAATGAATACAGATTAGAGAACTCACTCTTTAAAGGATATAAGTCCATCGTTGTCTACAtcaaaaagcataaaaaaatccGAAGGGGGACACCACAAATGGCCAGGATCTCTTTCACCTTTCAAGTATCCCTCTCTTACTAGGTTGGATTCTGATGGAGGAAAAACAGGAACAACTGCTCGCATTAGGTCCGAAGGCTTCATGAGTATCTCTCCTTCTGGGGTACGACAAGATGCAAAGTATTCAAAAACCTTAATACAGAAGAGTGGAGTTTGTCAATGTAAAGATTTTTCTTAACAAGGGTCTTACACTCTTGATGTTTGTTCGTTTCAATGTTTGTAAAACTGATTTTAATTGAAACTAAATTTAGAGTGGAGCCAtttatgttttagatttttCACTTCAGAAGCAAGTCAACACTCAAAATCAGCATAAAATTGTCTATTCAACACAAAAAATCATCCAAAGTGCACGTTTGGTTTAATGTATATGATTAAGCAGAAATTACAAATAGTAGTTTCCACgcttttttattctattaatgTGAACATGCCACCTCATGCAAGTATTTTGTGTGAAAACAAAGACAAGAAAAATTGTTTGAcctcaaaatcaattttagatTATGAATCTATTCTCTACAATGGGTCTAAGTCAAACACGTAAACATAATTTGAATAACAAACACAAATCTTAACCTACTTAACTTGAAGGAAAGCTGTTAACTTAACTCTCATTACTCCAGGGACAATCTTAGTCTATTCCTCAAAAGATCCCATTTTAGAAGGTTTTCTCAAGTGAGTGTCAAAAGAAAACTCCAATTTCCAAAACTATCTCTCAAGTAATTTTActgtataattttaattaactctTACAAACAatatctcttaaaaaaaatatcgtataaatataaaattatatattttattaaatagtataatatattataattttattatatttaaattaatacttttatataatacttattattatgttattaaacaaaatatataatatatagtttaatgtaaatattgattataatttatttatcaatttttttaaaaggaaaatgtaTCCATTtgtttagtaattttataattactaaatattatatatatatatatatatatatatatatatatatatatatatatatgggtttatTAACgtaatatcaaattttaattaacaaaaatatatttatatattatggatttttagttaaaaatatttgaataattttttatttatatatattattaaaaaaaataattgataaaatttaaatataaatttaagtagtaaaagaaaataaaataaacatataataaaaaaatcataaatttatgttattgttttaaactttcaaaatttcaaaaatttagataaatttgttcacataataaaattatatgactgactagtatattttaataatatgtttagtaagaaaaattagatatgtttaatcaaatatttcaatgtgtaatttttttatataaatcaaCAACCAATTTCATTCACATTTCTTTCGAATTAAAGTTTGattaaaatgtttgtatatttttttttaataaattaaaagtatttatttattttatttaagatatatatttttctaaaattaagatTAATGGAATGATCCTTATTCACTTCACTTTTTGTGGATATCTTGAATGGTGAGTCTTTAATAGAAGACGTTTTATTCTGAGTTTTTCTGATAAGAACACACACATGGATTTGGACATGTGAAAGACCAAATTGAGATGTACAACTTGAAGTGTTAaagtattatttcaaagaggAAAACATATCCGGAattatcaaaattcaaaaaaagaaaaaaatcaaactatTTATCTTGAATTCACTATGCATAAATGGTTTTATACAACAATGCAGGTAATGCAATTAGGCAATTGGTCATGCTAGATATATACCTTTTCGGGTGAACTATGCAACCGCAGGCGCTTCTCATAGTAGAAGAAAACCTTGGCTCTGTACGCATCTGCAATAAAACAGAAAGAACGTTTAATCTTTCAGTACTAGCCGTATGATTAAACGAAAACATTTGCGGGAGAGTGTAAATCATTTGGAAAACAGAAAAGGTACCTCGAACAAGCAAACCATTAGCAGTTTCAGGAACGGGTGATCTTCCAAAGAATGGCAGTGAAGAACCGCGAGGGATATTATTCAAGAAAACGGAATGGAAGGGTGAAGTGGGTGAGTTGTAGCAATAGAAAAGAGCAAGAGCAGAGGCTACGCCTGCAATAATGGCTGAACCCGAAGCCCAACTGGGATTGCGACGAGGACTGGGAGAAGATGAAGACTGCGAAGAGGAAGAACTCAGCGTACG
This Vigna angularis cultivar LongXiaoDou No.4 chromosome 4, ASM1680809v1, whole genome shotgun sequence DNA region includes the following protein-coding sequences:
- the LOC108331257 gene encoding calcium uptake protein, mitochondrial — translated: MHSFSTLRRFSPFTQRFRTLSSSSSQSSSSPSPRRNPSWASGSAIIAGVASALALFYCYNSPTSPFHSVFLNNIPRGSSLPFFGRSPVPETANGLLVRDAYRAKVFFYYEKRLRLHSSPEKVFEYFASCRTPEGEILMKPSDLMRAVVPVFPPSESNLVREGYLKGERDPGHLWCPPSDFFMLFDVDNDGLISFKEYMFFVTLLSLPESSFSAVFKMFDRDNDGEIDKEEFKKVMQSMRSHTRLGVHHGDGRRTGRKSNASVENGGLVEYLFGKDGRGRLKHDKFVQFIRDLHDEIVRLEFAHYNYKSRKTISAKDFARSIVSSADLSHLGRLLELVDELSKDPRLKDVRITFEEFKNFSELRKKLLPFSLAIFSFSDVQGLITRDDFQRAASHVCGLSLSDNVVEIVFHLFDANRDGSLSTEEFVRVLQHRERDIAQTMETGIVGFLSCCWKCTDTSPSSRLFSWF